DNA from Blastocatellia bacterium:
ACGCGTCGGGGTCGGCGATGTGAAACATCACCGGCACACCCAGCTCGGCGGCCTTTTCAAACAGCGGCGCGAGCCGCTCATCGTCCACGCGCAGCAATTCGCCGTTCGCCTCGCGCAGCGTCAGTCCCAGGTCTTTCCAGATTTTGATTCCGCAAGCGCCGCCCTCAACCAGTCGTTCGAGCCGCTCTGCTGAGCGCGTAAAGAATCCCGGCTTATGCAGATCGCGCCAGTCCATCCACGCAATCGTCGCAAAGCGGTCGGGCGCGGCGCGCTGAAAGCGCTCCATCACCGCCAGCGCTTCATCGCCCACGCGCATCGTGATGTTGACCAGGCGCTCGATGCCGCATTCGTCCATGATCTCTAAGACGGCACGCGGCTCTTGAGCGTCGAGGTGGTTGTGATAATCGATCACCGGAAAGCGCGGACGAAGAATCTTATGCTCATCGGTGACCAGCATCGAGCGCGGCGCAAAATCGCTCAAGCGCAAATCGGTTTCTACGCGGGCCGTCACCATCGCGATGAACTTGTCGTTGTCTTTCATCAATTCGGTTGTGAACGCTTTATGTGGCGCAAGCTGTTAGCTTGCGTCTGGCCTTGCGCAAGCTAACAGCTTGCGCCACTTATTCGTGATTACTGTCGCCGCGCCGGCTCAAACGCCCGAACATCTCGCGCAGGTCTTTATAGCCGCGGACGGTCACGACCGCCGTGATGAAGGCGAAAGAGACGCCGGCCACCACCAGACTGATTGTCCAGAACATCTGCCAGTATTTCATTCCGCCTCCTGCACGGCCGGCGGCGCGGTCGAGGGCCGCCCGACGAGCGACCCGACCACCAGGCCAAGCGCTGCCAATCCGAAGGCCGCAAAGCCTGTGATGTTCTCGCTCCAGTGGAGAAAGAAGAAGGGGATGATCGCGCCGGCTGCGCCTGCAATCATCGCCAGATAACCGCCCGTGGTGTTGGCGCGTCGCCAGTAGAGCCCGCCGACGACGCAGACAAAAGCGCCGGCCAGAAAGATCGTTCCCGTGATGTTCAGGTAGAGATAGACCGCGCCGGGCGGCGTGTAGTACAAACCCCAAAACATCAGGAAGAGGCTGACGAAGAGATTGCTGATGCGATTGACGAGAATCTGGGCGCGCGAATCGAGCGGCGGCTTCCTGAGCACGCGGCGCAACGGCAGAATGACGTCTTGCGAGATGACCGCGCTCCAGCCCAGCAGGTAAGAGCTGTTCACGGACATCGTCGCCGCCAGCATGCCGGCGACCACCAGCCCTTTGACTCCCGGTCGCAGAATGGCCGCCAGCATCGCCGGCATCGCATCAATTGGCACGAGCGTCTGACCATCAACCACCGGCGCCGGCACCCCTTCCTTGATCGCGCCGGTGCCGAACATCGTCAACGCGGCGATGCCCCAGAGCATCGGCAGCATGCCGCGACCGAGGAAGATAAAACCTGTCCAGGTCATCACTCGCTTT
Protein-coding regions in this window:
- a CDS encoding amidohydrolase family protein: MKDNDKFIAMVTARVETDLRLSDFAPRSMLVTDEHKILRPRFPVIDYHNHLDAQEPRAVLEIMDECGIERLVNITMRVGDEALAVMERFQRAAPDRFATIAWMDWRDLHKPGFFTRSAERLERLVEGGACGIKIWKDLGLTLREANGELLRVDDERLAPLFEKAAELGVPVMFHIADPDAFFLPIDRFNERYEELAAHPDWSFYGAQFSKDELLGQRNRVFARHPRTTFVAAHVAERPEHLASVSRLLAAHENLYVDIAARTAELGRQPYAAREFFLKHARRILFGTDLIPEVEMYRLHYRFLETRDEYFDYPSHASRQGRWKIYGLHLPDEVLRLIYRENALRLLPRA